In Sphingobium sp. Z007, one DNA window encodes the following:
- the nuoK gene encoding NADH-quinone oxidoreductase subunit NuoK produces the protein MIGLQHYMVVSAILFVMGVLGIFINRKNVIIILMAIELILLSVNINLVAFSAFLGDLVGQVFSMFVLTVAAGEAAIGLAILVIYFRGRGTIAVDDVNRMKG, from the coding sequence GTGATCGGCCTTCAACATTATATGGTGGTCAGCGCCATCCTCTTCGTGATGGGGGTGCTGGGCATCTTCATCAACCGCAAGAATGTCATCATCATCCTGATGGCGATCGAGCTGATCCTGCTGAGCGTGAACATCAACCTCGTCGCCTTCAGCGCCTTTCTGGGCGATCTGGTCGGCCAGGTCTTCTCGATGTTCGTGCTCACCGTCGCGGCGGGCGAGGCGGCCATCGGGCTTGCCATCCTCGTCATTTACTTCCGTGGTCGCGGCACCATTGCCGTCGACGATGTCAACCGGATGAAGGGCTGA
- a CDS encoding NADH-quinone oxidoreductase subunit J has translation MIHVLAFYLFAILVVSSGALTILSRNPVHSVLWLILAFFNAAGLMILLGAEFIAMLLVIVYVGAVAVLFLFVVMMLDIDFAELRAGFVSYLPFGLLIALVLMAEIVLGIGLWSVGPIELAQRAAPTAPDVSNIKAVGTLLYTRYIFLFEAAGIVLLVAMIGAIVLTHRTRGGTKGQNIAKQNRRRPQDAVRNINQPVGQGVEL, from the coding sequence GTGATTCACGTCCTCGCCTTCTACCTGTTCGCCATTTTGGTGGTGAGCAGCGGCGCGCTCACCATCTTGTCGCGCAACCCAGTTCATTCGGTCCTGTGGCTGATCCTCGCCTTCTTCAACGCGGCGGGCCTGATGATCTTGCTGGGCGCCGAATTCATCGCGATGTTGCTTGTCATCGTCTATGTCGGCGCGGTTGCGGTGCTGTTCCTGTTCGTCGTCATGATGCTGGACATCGACTTTGCCGAATTGCGCGCCGGTTTCGTCAGCTATCTGCCGTTCGGCCTGCTGATCGCGCTGGTGCTGATGGCGGAAATCGTGCTGGGCATCGGTCTGTGGAGCGTAGGCCCGATCGAATTGGCGCAGCGCGCAGCGCCCACCGCGCCTGATGTTTCGAACATCAAGGCGGTAGGTACGCTGCTTTACACGCGCTACATCTTCCTGTTCGAAGCGGCGGGCATCGTCCTGCTGGTCGCGATGATCGGGGCGATCGTCCTGACGCACCGCACCCGCGGCGGCACCAAGGGGCAGAATATCGCCAAGCAGAACCGTCGCCGTCCGCAGGATGCGGTCCGCAATATCAATCAGCCCGTCGGGCAGGGGGTGGAGCTGTGA
- the nuoI gene encoding NADH-quinone oxidoreductase subunit NuoI, giving the protein MSLAYYIKSFTLWEFVKAHWLTLKYFFKAKATINYPYEKNPISPRFRGEHALRRYPNGEERCIACKLCEAVCPAQAITIEAQPREDGSRRTTRYDIDMTKCIYCGFCQEACPVDAVVEGPNFEFATETREELIYDKAKLLENGDKWERAIAANLAADAPYR; this is encoded by the coding sequence ATGAGCCTCGCTTATTATATCAAGTCGTTCACCCTCTGGGAGTTCGTGAAGGCGCACTGGCTGACCTTGAAATATTTTTTCAAGGCAAAGGCGACGATCAACTATCCCTATGAGAAGAACCCGATCAGTCCGCGGTTCCGGGGTGAACATGCGCTGCGTCGTTATCCCAATGGGGAAGAGCGCTGCATCGCGTGCAAGCTGTGCGAAGCGGTGTGTCCGGCGCAGGCGATCACCATCGAGGCGCAACCGCGCGAGGATGGCAGCCGCCGCACGACGCGCTACGACATCGACATGACCAAGTGCATCTATTGCGGCTTCTGCCAGGAAGCCTGCCCGGTGGACGCGGTCGTCGAAGGCCCGAATTTCGAGTTTGCGACCGAAACCCGCGAGGAGCTGATCTATGACAAGGCCAAGCTCCTTGAAAATGGTGACAAGTGGGAACGCGCGATTGCCGCGAACCTTGCCGCCGATGCCCCCTATCGTTAA
- the nuoH gene encoding NADH-quinone oxidoreductase subunit NuoH: MTAFFQNLGMGFEGAWFLSTIIGILVIALPVMLAVAMIIYADRKIWAAMALRRGPNVVGPFGLLQSFADGLKVFLQETIIPSASNKALFLIAPIITFTVALMAWAVVPFQVGVVLADINVGLLYILAISSLGVYGVVLAGWASNSKYPFYSAIRASAQMISYEVSIGFILICVVLWAGSFNLTAIVESQKGYYGFLNGNGFNPLLFPMAIMFLISAMAETARAPFDLTEAESELVAGYQTEYSSMAFALYWLGEYANVILMCALNAILFWGGYLPPVDWAPLYYVPGILWLFAKILFFFFVFSWVKATVPRYRYDQLMRLGWKIFLPTSLFFVFLVSGFLMLTRYGGAQ, from the coding sequence GTGACCGCTTTCTTCCAAAATCTGGGCATGGGCTTCGAAGGCGCCTGGTTCCTATCGACCATAATCGGCATCCTGGTGATCGCATTGCCAGTCATGCTGGCGGTTGCGATGATTATCTATGCCGATCGCAAGATATGGGCGGCGATGGCGCTGCGCCGCGGTCCCAATGTCGTTGGTCCCTTCGGCCTGCTCCAGTCTTTCGCGGATGGCCTGAAGGTCTTTCTGCAGGAAACCATCATCCCGTCGGCGTCGAACAAGGCCTTGTTCCTGATTGCGCCGATCATCACCTTTACCGTAGCGCTGATGGCCTGGGCGGTGGTGCCATTCCAGGTTGGCGTGGTGCTTGCGGACATCAATGTTGGCTTGCTCTACATTCTGGCCATTTCGTCGCTGGGCGTTTATGGCGTGGTGCTGGCGGGTTGGGCGTCCAACTCCAAATATCCCTTCTATTCCGCGATCCGCGCAAGCGCGCAGATGATCAGCTATGAAGTCTCGATCGGCTTCATCCTGATCTGCGTCGTCTTGTGGGCCGGCAGCTTCAACCTGACCGCGATCGTGGAGAGCCAGAAGGGCTATTATGGGTTCCTGAATGGCAATGGCTTTAACCCACTGCTGTTCCCGATGGCGATCATGTTCCTGATTTCCGCGATGGCCGAAACGGCGCGCGCGCCCTTCGACCTGACCGAAGCGGAAAGCGAGCTGGTTGCGGGATACCAGACCGAATATTCGTCCATGGCCTTCGCGCTCTACTGGCTGGGCGAATATGCCAACGTCATTCTGATGTGTGCATTGAACGCCATCCTGTTCTGGGGCGGCTATCTGCCCCCGGTGGATTGGGCGCCGCTCTATTATGTGCCGGGCATCCTCTGGCTGTTCGCCAAGATACTGTTCTTCTTCTTCGTCTTCTCCTGGGTGAAGGCGACGGTGCCTCGCTACCGCTATGACCAGCTGATGCGGCTGGGCTGGAAAATCTTCCTGCCGACCTCGCTCTTCTTCGTCTTCCTGGTATCGGGCTTCCTCATGCTGACGCGCTATGGAGGCGCACAATGA
- the nuoG gene encoding NADH-quinone oxidoreductase subunit NuoG, with product MPKVKVDGVELEVPAGATVLQACELAGKEIPRFCYHERLSIAGNCRMCLVEVKPGPPKPQASCALPAAEGQDIRTDSEMVKKAREGVMEFLLINHPLDCPICDQGGECDLQDQSVAYGRGVSRYDENKRAVTEKYMGPIVKTVMTRCIQCTRCVRFAEEVAGVPEIGAIGRGENMQITTYLEHAAKSELSGNVVDLCPVGALTSKPYAFEARPWELKKTHAIDVMDAVGTNIRLDSRGRQVLRAVPRINDDVNEEWASDKTRHNVDGLVRKRLDKPYVRKHGKLVPATWAEAFAAVAAVQHGGSVAAIAGDLLDCETMFAGKALVEKLGGTMLEGRQTGLAYDVSSLSSVVFNTPLADLETADVILLVGTNLRWEAPLVNTRLRKAIKKGAKVFVVGPEFDLTYKVEWLGNEASLLGKLPDAVIEAFGKAVRPAMIVGGGVLAKDGAHGDTLALVDTLGLVKEGWNGYNVLHFAAARMGGLMLGYATQGGIKAVAAAKPKLLLSLGADEVDYSAFPDSFKVYVGHHGDKGAHAADVILPGASYAEKAGTYVNLEGRVQRGEKAVFAPGDAREDWSILRALSEALGAKLPFDSFEQLRAEMVRAVPALGVEGLADYGWSIPSLPTGATGELASPIKDFYLTNAICRASPTMQQCSAELVHGESYAEAAE from the coding sequence ATGCCGAAGGTCAAAGTTGACGGCGTAGAACTCGAAGTCCCGGCGGGCGCGACTGTCCTCCAGGCGTGCGAGTTGGCGGGGAAGGAAATTCCGCGCTTCTGCTATCATGAACGGCTGTCCATCGCGGGCAATTGTCGCATGTGCCTGGTAGAGGTGAAGCCCGGACCGCCCAAGCCGCAGGCGTCGTGTGCGCTCCCAGCAGCCGAAGGTCAGGACATCCGCACCGACAGCGAAATGGTCAAGAAGGCGCGCGAAGGGGTGATGGAGTTTCTCCTCATCAACCATCCGCTCGATTGCCCGATTTGCGATCAGGGCGGCGAATGCGATTTGCAGGACCAGTCGGTCGCCTATGGCCGCGGCGTGTCGCGCTATGATGAGAATAAGCGCGCCGTGACCGAGAAATATATGGGTCCGATCGTCAAGACGGTCATGACCCGCTGTATTCAGTGCACCCGCTGCGTGCGCTTTGCCGAGGAAGTCGCGGGCGTGCCGGAGATCGGCGCAATCGGTCGCGGCGAAAATATGCAGATCACCACCTATCTCGAACATGCCGCCAAGAGCGAATTGTCGGGCAATGTGGTCGATCTCTGCCCGGTCGGCGCGCTGACGAGCAAGCCTTATGCGTTCGAAGCGCGGCCGTGGGAATTGAAGAAGACCCACGCTATCGATGTGATGGATGCGGTCGGCACCAACATCCGCCTCGACAGCCGGGGCCGTCAGGTGCTGCGCGCCGTGCCGCGCATCAATGACGACGTGAACGAGGAATGGGCGTCGGACAAGACCCGGCACAATGTCGATGGTCTGGTCCGCAAGCGTCTCGACAAGCCTTATGTCCGCAAGCACGGCAAACTAGTGCCTGCGACCTGGGCGGAAGCCTTTGCCGCCGTTGCAGCGGTGCAGCATGGTGGCAGCGTCGCGGCGATCGCCGGTGATCTGCTCGACTGCGAGACGATGTTTGCTGGCAAGGCGCTGGTCGAGAAGCTGGGCGGGACGATGCTGGAAGGGCGTCAGACCGGCCTTGCCTATGACGTGTCGAGCCTGTCGTCGGTGGTTTTCAATACGCCGCTCGCTGATCTGGAAACCGCTGACGTCATCCTGCTGGTTGGCACCAATTTGCGCTGGGAAGCGCCGCTGGTGAACACGCGGCTGCGCAAGGCGATCAAGAAGGGCGCAAAGGTCTTCGTGGTCGGGCCGGAGTTCGACCTGACCTACAAGGTCGAATGGCTGGGCAACGAGGCGTCGCTGCTGGGCAAGCTGCCTGACGCAGTAATCGAGGCGTTCGGCAAGGCCGTCCGTCCGGCGATGATCGTAGGTGGCGGCGTGCTGGCCAAGGACGGCGCGCATGGCGATACGTTGGCGCTGGTCGATACGTTGGGCCTCGTGAAAGAGGGCTGGAACGGCTATAACGTCCTTCACTTTGCGGCGGCTCGCATGGGCGGCCTGATGCTCGGCTATGCGACGCAGGGGGGCATCAAGGCCGTCGCGGCCGCCAAGCCCAAGCTGCTGCTTTCGCTGGGTGCTGACGAGGTTGACTATTCGGCCTTCCCCGACAGCTTCAAGGTCTATGTCGGCCATCATGGCGACAAGGGCGCGCATGCGGCGGACGTGATCCTGCCGGGCGCCAGCTATGCCGAAAAGGCCGGCACCTACGTCAATCTGGAAGGCCGGGTGCAGCGCGGCGAAAAGGCCGTGTTCGCGCCGGGTGACGCTCGCGAAGACTGGTCGATCCTGCGCGCGCTGTCCGAAGCACTGGGGGCCAAGCTGCCATTCGACAGCTTCGAGCAACTGCGCGCCGAAATGGTCAGGGCGGTCCCCGCGCTGGGTGTCGAGGGTCTGGCCGATTATGGCTGGTCCATCCCATCATTGCCAACCGGCGCGACCGGCGAACTGGCTTCGCCGATCAAGGATTTCTACCTGACCAACGCCATCTGCCGCGCCAGCCCGACGATGCAGCAATGCTCGGCCGAACTGGTACATGGTGAGAGCTACGCGGAGGCCGCAGAGTGA
- the nuoF gene encoding NADH-quinone oxidoreductase subunit NuoF, with amino-acid sequence MADDTAPPAPPAFVGPLSDKDRIFTNVHGFQDWGIDAAMKRGDWDNTKKLMEIGQDAIIDIVKASNLRGRGGAGFPTGMKWSFMPKESKDGRPSFLVINADESEPGSCKDREIIRHDPHKLIEGALIAGFAMRARAAYIYIRGEFIYEAKVLFAAVEQAYERGFIGKNACGSGYDFDVFVHRGAGAYICGEETAQIESLEGKKGQPRLKPPFPAGAGLYGCPTTVNNVESIAVSPTILRRGAAWFNRFGREGNRGTKLFQISGHVNKPCVVEESMSIPFRELIDRHCGGIRGGWDNLLAVIPGGSSVPLVPAREIMEAPMDFDGLKAVGSGLGTAAVIVMDKSTDIVRAISRLSYFYKHESCGQCTPCREGTGWMWRVMERLRTGDADLSEIDMLHQVTKQVEGHTICALGDAAAWPIQGLIKHFRPEIERRINEHKGSAPFMEAAE; translated from the coding sequence ATGGCCGACGACACCGCACCTCCCGCGCCCCCTGCGTTCGTAGGGCCGCTGTCCGACAAGGACCGTATCTTCACCAACGTCCATGGCTTCCAGGATTGGGGCATCGACGCGGCTATGAAGCGCGGCGATTGGGACAATACCAAGAAGCTGATGGAAATCGGCCAGGACGCGATCATCGACATCGTCAAGGCGTCGAACCTGCGCGGTCGTGGCGGCGCGGGCTTCCCGACCGGCATGAAGTGGAGCTTCATGCCCAAGGAAAGCAAGGACGGCCGTCCAAGCTTCCTGGTCATCAATGCCGACGAATCCGAGCCGGGCAGCTGCAAGGACCGCGAGATCATCCGCCACGATCCGCACAAGCTGATCGAGGGTGCGCTGATCGCGGGTTTCGCGATGCGCGCGCGTGCCGCCTATATCTATATCCGCGGCGAGTTCATCTATGAGGCGAAGGTTCTCTTCGCCGCGGTCGAGCAGGCCTATGAACGGGGCTTTATCGGCAAGAATGCCTGCGGCTCCGGCTATGATTTCGACGTCTTCGTCCATCGCGGCGCAGGCGCCTATATCTGCGGCGAGGAAACCGCGCAGATCGAAAGCCTGGAAGGGAAGAAGGGCCAGCCCCGGCTTAAGCCGCCTTTCCCGGCGGGCGCGGGCCTCTATGGCTGCCCCACCACGGTCAACAATGTCGAGAGCATCGCGGTGTCGCCGACGATCTTGCGGCGCGGCGCAGCCTGGTTCAACCGCTTCGGGCGCGAGGGCAATCGCGGCACCAAGCTGTTCCAGATCAGTGGCCATGTGAATAAGCCCTGCGTGGTCGAGGAATCGATGTCGATCCCGTTCCGCGAATTGATCGACCGCCATTGCGGCGGCATTCGCGGCGGCTGGGACAATCTGCTGGCGGTCATTCCCGGCGGCTCCTCGGTGCCGCTGGTGCCTGCCAGGGAAATCATGGAAGCGCCGATGGACTTTGACGGCCTGAAAGCCGTCGGTTCGGGCCTTGGCACCGCCGCCGTGATTGTCATGGACAAGTCCACCGACATCGTCCGCGCCATTTCGCGTCTTTCCTACTTCTACAAGCATGAGTCCTGCGGCCAGTGTACGCCGTGCCGTGAAGGCACAGGCTGGATGTGGCGCGTGATGGAACGGCTGCGTACCGGCGATGCCGACCTGTCGGAAATCGACATGTTGCATCAGGTCACCAAGCAGGTCGAAGGCCACACCATCTGCGCGCTCGGCGACGCGGCGGCCTGGCCGATCCAGGGGCTGATCAAGCATTTCCGCCCGGAAATCGAGCGCCGGATCAACGAACACAAGGGTAGCGCCCCCTTCATGGAGGCAGCGGAGTAA
- a CDS encoding NAD(P)H-dependent oxidoreductase subunit E gives MADAPHIPEETETRARWGAFEWTAENADQAKKVIARYPAGRQQSAVMPLLDLAQRQVGAETQTQGWLPVPVMEYIGRQLDMPYMRVYEVATFYTMYNLAPVGRYHVQVCGTTPCMLRGSDDVFSACKNKGLVKGGTTPDGLFTLTEVECLGACANAPMVQINDDNYEDLTYDSMSAILETLATGGQPKIGPQIDRQTSAPEGGPTTLKEMVTENHDYRGEWA, from the coding sequence ATGGCTGACGCACCCCATATCCCCGAAGAAACCGAAACCCGTGCGCGCTGGGGCGCGTTCGAGTGGACCGCCGAAAATGCCGATCAGGCCAAGAAGGTCATCGCGCGCTATCCCGCCGGTCGACAGCAGTCGGCGGTGATGCCGCTGCTCGATCTCGCCCAGCGGCAGGTTGGGGCTGAGACGCAGACCCAGGGCTGGCTCCCTGTGCCGGTAATGGAATATATCGGGCGTCAGCTCGATATGCCGTACATGCGCGTCTATGAGGTCGCGACCTTCTACACCATGTATAATCTGGCACCGGTGGGCCGTTATCATGTGCAGGTGTGCGGCACGACGCCCTGCATGTTGCGCGGATCGGACGATGTCTTCTCGGCCTGCAAGAATAAGGGTCTGGTCAAGGGCGGCACGACCCCCGATGGCCTGTTCACGCTGACCGAAGTCGAATGCCTGGGCGCCTGCGCCAACGCGCCGATGGTCCAGATCAACGACGATAATTACGAAGACCTGACCTACGACAGCATGAGCGCGATCCTGGAAACGTTGGCCACAGGCGGCCAGCCCAAAATCGGCCCGCAGATCGACCGCCAGACTAGCGCGCCGGAGGGTGGCCCGACGACGCTCAAGGAGATGGTTACCGAAAATCACGACTATCGGGGTGAATGGGCATGA
- a CDS encoding NADH-quinone oxidoreductase subunit D — MSDYLEKLDHHTDAADPTYGDTEIQNYTINFGPQHPAAHGVLRLVMELDGEIVERCDPHVGLLHRGTEKLIEYKTYMQALPYFDRLDYCSPLGMEHSYVLAIEKLLNLEVPLRAQYLRVFFAELTRICNHMLNLGSHVMDVGAMTPNLWLFEIREDCLNFFERASGARMHSAYFRPGGVHQDVPLKLLTDIADWLDGRLPRLFEDAISLVADNRIFKQRNVDIAIVSKEDALKWGFSGPMIRGSGIPWDIRKSQPYDVYDRMEFDVPVGTQYDCYDRFMVRVEEVRQSARIMKQCLNEMPEGPIASFDRKVVPPKRGEMKRSMEALIHHFKLYTEGFHVPAGEVYVATESPKGEFGVYLVSDGSNRPYRCKIRPTAFSHLQAMDFMMKGHMLADTTAVLGAMDIVFGECDR, encoded by the coding sequence ATGTCCGATTATCTGGAAAAGCTGGATCATCATACCGACGCCGCCGACCCTACCTATGGCGACACGGAAATCCAGAATTACACGATCAACTTCGGCCCGCAGCATCCCGCGGCGCACGGTGTGCTCCGCTTGGTAATGGAGTTGGATGGCGAGATCGTCGAGCGCTGCGACCCGCATGTCGGCCTGCTGCATCGCGGCACCGAAAAGCTGATCGAATATAAGACCTATATGCAGGCGCTGCCCTATTTCGACCGGCTGGACTATTGTTCGCCGCTCGGCATGGAGCATAGCTATGTGCTGGCCATCGAAAAGCTGCTGAACCTGGAAGTGCCGCTGCGCGCGCAATATCTGCGCGTGTTCTTCGCGGAACTGACGCGCATCTGCAATCACATGCTCAATCTGGGTTCGCATGTCATGGACGTCGGCGCGATGACGCCGAACCTGTGGCTGTTCGAAATCCGCGAGGATTGCCTCAACTTCTTCGAGCGCGCTTCGGGCGCGCGGATGCACAGCGCCTATTTCCGGCCCGGCGGCGTGCATCAGGATGTGCCCTTGAAGCTGCTGACGGACATCGCCGATTGGCTCGACGGTCGCCTGCCGCGCCTGTTCGAAGACGCGATCAGCCTGGTGGCCGACAACCGCATCTTCAAGCAGCGCAATGTCGACATCGCCATCGTGTCGAAGGAAGACGCGCTGAAGTGGGGCTTTTCCGGCCCCATGATCCGTGGCTCCGGCATCCCCTGGGATATCCGCAAGTCGCAGCCCTATGACGTTTACGACCGGATGGAGTTCGACGTGCCCGTCGGCACGCAATATGACTGCTACGACCGATTCATGGTCCGCGTCGAGGAAGTGCGCCAGTCCGCGCGCATCATGAAACAGTGCCTGAACGAAATGCCCGAAGGCCCGATCGCCAGCTTCGACCGCAAGGTCGTGCCGCCCAAGCGCGGCGAAATGAAGCGGTCGATGGAAGCGTTGATCCATCACTTCAAACTTTATACCGAGGGCTTCCATGTTCCGGCCGGTGAGGTGTATGTCGCGACCGAAAGCCCGAAGGGCGAGTTTGGCGTCTATCTGGTCAGCGACGGGTCCAACAGACCCTATCGCTGCAAGATCCGCCCGACCGCTTTTTCGCATCTGCAAGCCATGGACTTCATGATGAAGGGCCACATGCTCGCCGATACCACCGCGGTCCTGGGCGCGATGGACATCGTGTTCGGGGAGTGTGACCGGTGA
- a CDS encoding NADH-quinone oxidoreductase subunit C, whose product MGHSAPRIATIDGIAQEIEGILGSMLIETIDHADELTFIVLRDALPQALTLLRDRAEYQQLMEIAGVDYPDRPERFEVAYHLLSVTRNHRIRVKVSTDEDTPVPTVTHLWPVAGWLEREVFDMYGVVFEGNTDLRRILTDYGFKGHPQRKDFPLTGYVELRYSEEDKRVVYEPVKLAQDFRSFDFMSPWEGAQYVLPGDEKAVAPAAPAAVPTPKTTEKKADTGAGEGANKAAEAKSADAPAKPVSATDEGQGAAKPEDKA is encoded by the coding sequence ATGGGACATTCCGCACCCAGGATCGCGACCATCGACGGGATCGCGCAGGAGATCGAGGGCATCCTCGGGTCCATGCTGATCGAAACCATCGATCATGCCGACGAACTGACCTTTATCGTCCTGCGCGACGCCCTGCCGCAGGCGCTGACGCTGTTGCGCGACCGCGCCGAATATCAGCAGCTCATGGAAATCGCCGGCGTTGATTATCCCGATCGCCCGGAGCGGTTCGAGGTGGCCTATCATCTGCTCAGCGTTACGCGGAATCACCGCATCCGCGTGAAGGTATCCACCGACGAAGATACGCCGGTTCCCACCGTCACGCATCTCTGGCCGGTCGCCGGCTGGCTGGAACGCGAAGTGTTCGACATGTATGGCGTCGTGTTCGAAGGCAATACCGACCTGCGCCGCATCCTGACCGACTATGGCTTCAAGGGGCATCCGCAGCGCAAGGACTTTCCGCTCACCGGCTATGTTGAGCTGCGTTATTCCGAAGAGGATAAGCGCGTCGTCTATGAGCCGGTGAAGCTGGCGCAGGACTTCCGCAGCTTCGACTTCATGAGCCCATGGGAGGGCGCTCAATATGTGCTGCCCGGCGACGAAAAGGCCGTAGCGCCAGCCGCACCTGCTGCAGTGCCCACGCCCAAGACGACCGAGAAGAAGGCTGACACTGGCGCTGGCGAAGGTGCCAACAAGGCGGCCGAGGCAAAGTCGGCCGACGCGCCAGCAAAGCCCGTGTCTGCGACCGATGAGGGTCAAGGTGCCGCCAAGCCGGAGGACAAGGCATAA
- a CDS encoding NADH-quinone oxidoreductase subunit B family protein: MGVELYNPAPGTLPPQGTQPDQGFFNSLNSEVNDKGFLVTSTEDLFTWARTGSLWWMTFGLACCAVEMIHVNMPRYDMERFGAAPRASPRQSDVMIVAGTLCNKMAPALRKVYDQMSNPKYVISMGSCANGGGYYHYSYSVVRGCDRIVPVDIYVPGCPPTAEALLYGVMQLQRKIRRIGTIER, from the coding sequence TTGGGAGTAGAACTCTATAACCCTGCGCCCGGCACCTTGCCCCCGCAGGGCACGCAGCCCGACCAGGGTTTCTTCAATTCGCTGAACAGCGAAGTGAATGACAAGGGTTTCCTCGTCACATCGACTGAGGATCTGTTCACCTGGGCCCGCACCGGATCGCTATGGTGGATGACATTCGGTCTGGCCTGCTGCGCGGTCGAAATGATCCACGTCAACATGCCGCGCTACGATATGGAGCGCTTCGGCGCCGCGCCGCGCGCCTCCCCGCGCCAGTCGGACGTGATGATCGTCGCGGGTACGCTGTGCAACAAGATGGCCCCGGCGTTGCGCAAGGTTTACGACCAGATGTCCAATCCGAAATATGTGATTTCGATGGGCAGCTGCGCGAATGGCGGCGGCTATTATCATTATAGCTATTCGGTGGTGCGTGGCTGTGACCGCATCGTGCCGGTCGATATCTATGTGCCGGGTTGCCCGCCGACCGCCGAAGCGTTGCTCTATGGCGTGATGCAGTTGCAACGGAAAATCCGCCGCATCGGGACGATTGAGCGCTGA
- a CDS encoding NADH-quinone oxidoreductase subunit A — MVDLAQYLPILIFLGVALLLSGTFVFLPMLVGRLTGAHKPEPAKLSEYECGFPAFEEPRSQFDVRFYLVAILFIIFDLEAAFLFPWAVSLDQIGWAGWATMMIFIAELVLGLVYAWKKGALDWE; from the coding sequence TTGGTCGATCTTGCCCAATATCTGCCGATCCTGATCTTTCTTGGGGTCGCCTTGCTGCTCTCCGGCACCTTCGTCTTCCTGCCGATGCTGGTGGGTCGGCTGACCGGCGCGCACAAGCCTGAACCGGCCAAGCTCAGCGAGTATGAATGCGGTTTTCCCGCGTTCGAAGAGCCGCGCAGCCAGTTCGACGTGCGCTTCTATCTGGTCGCCATCCTCTTCATCATCTTCGATCTTGAAGCGGCGTTCCTGTTTCCGTGGGCGGTAAGCCTCGACCAGATCGGCTGGGCCGGCTGGGCGACGATGATGATCTTCATAGCGGAGCTGGTGCTCGGCCTCGTCTATGCGTGGAAGAAGGGAGCACTCGATTGGGAGTAG
- a CDS encoding inositol monophosphatase family protein has translation MASHSGLLTVMERAARKAGSKLRRDFGEVEHLQVSRKGPADFVSKADHQAEKTLVEELQKARPDWGFLLEEGGVIEGDPTKPRWIIDPLDGTTNFLHGIPHFAISIAVEEPQYGSGKHEITTGLIYQPVTDESYWAEKNRGAWRHDQRLRVSARRDLADCVIATGIPFMGHGDMAQWTRVYGAVAPSVAGIRRFGAASLDLAHVASGRYDGYWESGLQPWDVAAGLLLVREAGGFASDFRGGDQSIERKEVIAGNDAIHSKLHKLVAGALR, from the coding sequence ATGGCATCGCACTCCGGTCTTCTCACCGTCATGGAACGCGCCGCGCGCAAGGCGGGCTCGAAACTGCGCCGCGACTTCGGCGAAGTCGAGCATCTGCAGGTGTCCCGCAAGGGACCGGCGGACTTCGTGTCCAAGGCCGATCATCAGGCGGAAAAAACGTTGGTGGAGGAATTGCAGAAGGCGCGCCCCGACTGGGGCTTCCTGCTGGAAGAAGGCGGCGTGATCGAGGGCGATCCCACCAAGCCGCGCTGGATCATCGATCCGTTGGATGGCACCACCAACTTCCTACACGGCATCCCGCATTTCGCCATCTCCATCGCGGTCGAAGAGCCGCAATATGGCAGCGGCAAGCACGAGATCACGACGGGCCTCATCTACCAGCCGGTCACCGACGAGAGCTATTGGGCGGAAAAGAACCGGGGCGCTTGGCGGCATGACCAGCGCCTGCGGGTCTCGGCGCGGCGCGACCTGGCCGATTGCGTGATCGCGACCGGCATCCCTTTCATGGGCCATGGCGATATGGCCCAATGGACACGTGTCTATGGTGCAGTCGCGCCTTCGGTTGCCGGCATCCGCCGGTTCGGTGCCGCCTCGCTCGACCTCGCGCATGTCGCTTCGGGCCGCTATGACGGCTATTGGGAGAGCGGGCTTCAGCCCTGGGACGTGGCGGCTGGCCTGCTTTTGGTGCGCGAAGCTGGCGGTTTTGCTAGTGATTTCCGTGGTGGCGACCAGTCGATCGAGCGCAAGGAAGTGATTGCCGGAAATGACGCGATCCATTCCAAATTGCACAAGCTCGTTGCTGGCGCATTGCGCTAA